Proteins encoded within one genomic window of Ascaphus truei isolate aAscTru1 chromosome 8, aAscTru1.hap1, whole genome shotgun sequence:
- the LOC142501485 gene encoding transcription factor JunD-like: MMEIPFYHDDVLNLNLTPSSYPSTVRTMMKRDLNLNLSDQVVSHLKPHLRDGDGLLNSPVMGLLKLESPVLERLIIQSNGMVTTTPTSSQFLYPKVASEEQEFAEGFVKALEDLHKQNQLGVQSGMVDLSSVSNAVTIQPPLPSDAPVYANLSSYPSGVMGNNVNYSTETVPYPPPPSSMGQHQHHPPSHRLQALKDELQIVPEMASFGDSPPMSPINMDTQERIKAERKKLRNRIAASKCRKRKLERISRLEDKVKSLKNQNTDLASTASLLREQVAQLKQKVMSHVNSGCQLLPHQVQAY; the protein is encoded by the coding sequence ATGATGGAAATACCCTTCTACCATGATGATGTGTTAAACCTGAACCTGACTCCTAGTTCTTATCCCTCCACTGTCCGCACCATGATGAAGAGAGACCTGAATCTCAACCTGAGTGATCAGGTGGTGTCACATTTAAAGCCCCACCTGCGTGATGGGGACGGGCTGCTCAACTCCCCCGTCATGGGCCTGCTGAAGCTTGAAtcacctgtgctggagaggctgaTCATCCAGTCCAATGGCATGGTCACCACTACCCCTACCAGCAGCCAGTTCCTGTACCCCAAGGTGGCCAGTGAGGAGCAGGAATTTGCAGAGGGATTTGTAAAGGCGCTGGAGGATCTGCACAAGCAAAACCAGCTAGGGGTGCAGTCTGGTATGGTGGATCTGAGCTCAGTATCTAATGCTGTCACCATTCAGCCGCCTCTACCGTCTGATGCCCCAGTCTATGCCAACCTCAGCAGCTACCCCAGTGGGGTCATGGGTAACAATGTTAACTACAGCACAGAGACAGTACCCTATCCCCCTCCACCATCCAGTATGGGTCAGCATCAGCATCACCCTCCTTCACACAGGCTGCAGGCTCTGAAGGATGAGCTACAGATAGTGCCAGAGATGGCAAGCTTTGGGGACAGCCCCCCAATGTCTCCCATAAACATGGACACCCAGGAGAGGATCAAAGCAGAAAGGAAGAAGCTGAGGAACAGGATAGCGGCATCCAAGTGCAGGAAAAGGAAGCTGGAGAGGATTTCCAGGCTGGAGGACAAGGTGAAGAGCCTCAAGAACCAGAATACAGACCTGGCCTCCACCGCCAGCTTGCTAAGGGAGCAGGTGGCCCAGCTCAAGCAGAAAGTCATGAGTCACGTCAACAGTGGCTGCCAGCTCCTGCCACACCAGGTCCAAGCCTACTGA